One segment of Candidatus Goldiibacteriota bacterium DNA contains the following:
- the xth gene encoding exodeoxyribonuclease III has protein sequence MKLISWNVNGIRAVHNKSILMPFIEKENPDIFCVQETKAQEDTFPEELKNIKGYNFCMSSAVKKGYSGTALWSKQKPVNVKYGLGKPQFDDEGRTIIAEYETFFLYNIYFPNGGRGPEFVEKKLAFYEEFLKNAEKNRKKKNIIICGDVNTAHKEIDLARPKENRETSGFLPQECAFLDKLVSKGYADTFRMFHKDGNNYTWWDYKSGARQRNIGWRIDYFYVNEELKSKVKSAGILSDVTGSDHAPVFVEIK, from the coding sequence ATGAAATTGATTTCCTGGAATGTTAACGGAATAAGGGCGGTGCATAATAAAAGTATATTAATGCCGTTTATTGAAAAAGAGAATCCGGATATATTTTGCGTGCAGGAAACAAAGGCGCAGGAAGATACTTTTCCTGAAGAACTGAAAAATATCAAAGGATATAACTTTTGCATGTCATCGGCTGTCAAAAAGGGGTATAGCGGGACGGCGCTGTGGTCAAAACAAAAACCTGTAAACGTAAAATACGGCCTTGGCAAACCGCAGTTTGATGACGAGGGAAGGACAATAATAGCGGAGTATGAAACGTTCTTCCTGTATAACATCTATTTTCCAAACGGCGGCAGGGGCCCGGAATTTGTTGAAAAGAAACTGGCCTTCTATGAAGAGTTTCTGAAAAATGCCGAGAAAAACAGAAAGAAAAAGAATATTATTATCTGCGGCGATGTGAATACGGCACATAAGGAAATTGACCTTGCGCGGCCGAAAGAAAACAGGGAAACATCAGGTTTTCTGCCGCAGGAATGCGCGTTTCTTGATAAACTTGTGTCTAAAGGTTATGCGGACACGTTCAGGATGTTTCATAAAGACGGTAATAATTATACCTGGTGGGATTATAAAAGCGGAGCCCGGCAGCGCAACATTGGCTGGAGGATAGACTACTTTTATGTTAATGAAGAATTAAAATCAAAGGTAAAATCAGCCGGTATATTAAGCGATGTGACCGGTTCTGACCACGCCCCGGTATTTGTGGAGATTAAATGA